The sequence below is a genomic window from Mesoaciditoga lauensis cd-1655R = DSM 25116.
TGAAAGAAAAGTATCTCTATGATGAGAATGAATAGGTTCTTGGAGAAGGAAAGGGAAAAAAGTACTTGCGTTAAAGATATAATTTCTGTTAATATTCTCATGTAGGGATGCCTCCTTTCAGGCGAAATGTTACCATCTTTGTTAAGATGGATAAGTCTAATAGGCATCCCTATTTTATTCGATTTCTTTCTCCTTTTTCAATGACCTGCTTAATGAACTTTCTGTAAATTTGGGGCCCTGTCAGTGATTGACCAAAACATTACGAATTTTTCATTTCAGATCAACAGATACGCAAAATTTGGTAAAGAGCCAGTCTTCTCACAAATTCTTTTCACTTTTCCTAACGACAAACAAAAGGGGGGTAAGTGTGGGTTAGAAAGAAGGTGAGCAAAATGAATGAAATGACGATAATCATTCAATTGCGACGAACGGCTAAAATATGGAGTTTGATAAGCCTTGGATTTGTAGCAGTTTTTTTGGTGGGAAATGCCCTTAATTCATCTGAACCGCTTCCCACACTGGTAGAATGGGGCGAGCTTGCGCTTTTTCCCACAGGAGTTTTAACCGGGATGCTTTTAGCGTGGAAATACGAATGGATAGGTGCTTTGCTATCCATCTTAAGCCTGGGAGCTTTTTACGTTTTGGAATGGAACCTGAAAGGGAGAATTCCACACGGACCTTTTTTCTTACTTCTTACCGTGCCAGCGTTTTTGTTTTTAGCTTGCCACATTTGTAGTGTGCTCAGAAAAAAGAGGGAGGGATGAAAAGTATGGAAAAGTTAAAACTTGGGGTATTAGGTATATCCAATCATTTCATAAAAAGGGTGCTCTTTCCTTTAAAGAAATCTGACAAGGTTGAAATCTACGCTGTATCGAGCAGATCCTCTGAAAAAGCAAAGAATTTTGCCATCAAGCATGGAATAAAAAAATGGTATGGCTCTTATGAAGAACTCTTAAAAGACGAAGAGGTAGAAGCGGTTTACATTCCGCTGCCCAATCACATGCATTTAGAATACATAAAAAAAGCGGCGGACGCTCACAAACACATAATATGCGAAAAGCCGTTGGCGCTTAACTATAAAGATGAAAATGAAGCTTTTGAATATGCAAAAAGGCAAGGCGTTTTCCTCATGGAAGCTTTCATGTACAAACACCACCCTCAATGGAAAAGAGTAAAAGAAATAGTGGATAGCAGGGAACTTGGTGATATTCAAACGGTTCACTGTTACTTTTCTTACGACAACAGGGATCCAAAAAACATACGGAATGTTCCAGAATTTGGGGGCGGAGGGTTACTTGACATAGGTGTGTATGCCATTTCCAGTGCGAGATGGATCTTTGGTGAAGAGCCTTCGAAAGTATTGGCATTGCTGAAAAAGGATGAGAAATTTAACGTTGATTCCATTGTTTCCGGCATACTTGATTTTGATCAGGGAAAAAGATCCGTTTTCACGGTAGCTACCCAGGCTTTTCCCAATCAAAGCGTAGAGATCTTTGGGACAGCTGGAACACTGTTGGTGGAAATACCTTTCAACACCTATTCAGATGTTCCCGCGCATGTAGTGGTGAGAACCGGTATAGGAACGAGAGATATTTACATTGGCCCTGCCGATCATTATCTTTTGGAATTTGAGTATTTTGCAAAAGCCATAAGGGAAAATAAACCTCTTTCTTTGCTTGAAGAAGATTCCTTAAACAACATAAAGGTTGTGGATGCACTGTTCAAGTCGGCAGAAGAAGGAAATTGGGTGTATTTGAAAAGAGTTTTTTAACGAATTTCCGTGTTGAGCACGCAATGACTAAGTATTGATTTATCTATATTGATTGATCTCTTAACATCAACACGCAAGACGCAAGATGAGCGAAATAAACCCTAAAAAAGCACTTCCCCCTTAACTAAGAGGGAAGTGTTTTTTGGAGAAGAACGGAGTTGATTGGAGCTCGCTTCAATTGGAGAACTTTTGGATTTCCCCTGAAATTTCCACACAGTTTTCCAACGTCCTGTAGGTCGTGCTTTTCTTTTCCATGAACTCTTTCAACGTTTCTGGATCAAATTCGTATTCGTCGTTTATCTTCACAACGTAATTAATTCTAACGAGCTTCGGAATGGTTGGATCTCTGTATCCTTTCAGTTCAATATACACATCCGAATCGGATAACTTCTTTTGTCTCTCGTTGAAATACCTTTGAAGGTTTATGAGAAAACATGCACCTAATGCGCCTATTATGGTTTCCACAGGTGAATGAGCGGAAGGATGGCTTCCAGTTGGGCTCACGGAAACAGTCGTAACGATTTCCCTTCCTTTGTTTAATGCTAAAGTTTCGTCCGCCTTAAATTGGGTTTCTATCAAGAATTCTTGCAATTTCACTTCGTTGACTTCCATGCTTTAGTCCTCCTTTGTTATAATCATATGCTCAAAACTATCCTACCACTTGTTCTATGAGATATTGTGAACTAAAAAGAAGAAATGGTTAAATAACAACGTTGGAAATGTTAAATGTGAAGTATTTGGGTCTACTTATAGTTTGATATAGAACTACGCTCATCTTCTCTTCAGTCTTATATTAAAACTTTACCCCCTTTGGCAGCTCTGCTGCCACTTCCCCCACAAGCGGGGGCAGACTTATTAATTCGGAAAACGATCACATTGATTCTCCTCCCAAAACTGGGAAGAGAGGGCCAACTTTGTTGGCGAGGAGGGTTCATCTTTCCTTTTGCTTTCAACACAAACGATTTTCCAATTGATTTCTTAAACTTCACGCACGCACATGGTGAATAAGAACAATATCCTTTTTTGACTGTCAAACTAATGGGGGAACTCCTAAAATACTTCAAAAATAGAAATTGTAGAATCATACCATGTTGTTTGCCTTGATTTTGTGAATGAGGTTGGTATACAATTTAAGGATAAAATGTGCTTTGAAAGAAGGAATGCAAATTGAAAAGATTTAAGCTTACCATTTTAACAACCACCGATCTTCATGGTGCCATTTTCCCCGAGGATTACTTTACCAAAGAAAGCGTTGATTCCGGTTTGGCAAAGATAGCCACGATGATAAATAGGATAAGAAGAACCCACGAACACGTGCTTTACTTTGATAACGGCGATAGCATTCAAGGAACACCGTTGGAGTATTATCACGCGATTGTAGATAACAAAGACATAGATCCAACTGTAAAAGCTTTGAATTACATAAAATGCGATGCCATGACAATTGGGAACCATGAATTCAACTTTGGAAGAAAAGTCTTGGAAAAGGCCATTTCAGAAGCGAATTTCCCCGTAACATCTGCCAACATTGTGGATAAAAATACGAAAAAGCCTAAATTCGGAAAGGGATACGTTGTTTTTGAATTTGACAACGGGCCGAAAGTTGCTTATCTTGCCTTAACCACCAAGAACATTCCTTTTTGGGAAGAACCGAATAACATATCCGATCTTGAATTTTTGGATCCCATCGATGTGGCGAGAGAGTATTTGAAGAAGTTCAAGCTTATGGGAATAGATGTTGTAGTGGTAGGTTATCATGGAGGAGTGGAAATAGATCCACAAAGTGGTGAAATCGTAGATTCAACAGGTGAAAATCAAGGCTATGAAATGGCAAAAACGCTTAACGGTGTAGATGCTTTCATATTTGGCCATCAGCATAAAATTTTTGCAACGAAAATAAATGGAATACCTGTTGTGATGGCGTCAAGTTATGGAAAAGCCCTTGGAATGATAGAATTACAACTTTCTTATTCAGAAAAATGGAAAGTGGAAGATAGTACGGTTCAGCTCTTGGAACCAGATAATGTTCCAGCAGATGAAAAATTGCTTGAAATGGAAATGTCTTATCAAATTGCCACTGAAAGATGGCTGGATGAGGTAATAGGCGAAGCACTTAGAGACTTCTACGTTCCAGATGGGATGTACGCGCGTACACATGAAACGGCGCTGGTTAACCTCATAAACGATGTACAGCTTTATTATTCAAAAGCGGAGATTTCAGCCACTTCCGTTTTTTCCTCAGATATTCACGGGTGGAAAAAAGGCCCTATAACGCGCCGCGATGTCATGGGAGTATACATCTTTTCAAACATGCTAAAAGTATTTGAGTTAAGTGGTAAAGAGATAAAAGAAATGATTGAGCATTCGGCAACGTATTTTTCATTTGAAAATGGTGAAATAGTAGAATCTGGAAAGATGAAAGCGTATAAGTACAACATTTTCAAAGGTATATCTTACGTAATAGATTTGGAAAAACCGGAAGGACAAAGGGTGATCGAACTTGAAAAAGACGGAAAACCCTTGGATATGAAAAGGAAATACACCATAGCCGTGAACAGCTATCAGGCTGGAGGAAGCGGAGGATATACCATGTTTCAAGGCAAAAAACCCATCAGGGAGATAAACGTTGAAATGGCAGATCTTATAGTTTCGTACATAAAAGAAAGGAAGCAAATCAAGCCCGAAACAGATGAAAATTGGAAAATACTTCAAGCATCTCTCGTCATAAACGATTCAACCGATCTCATGAGATGACGCCAAATAATTCTCCACTGTGTTGACAAAACCTTTTTAAAGTGTGAAAATATATTTAGGAAAACGTACAATTTGAAAATGAAAAGAGGGGTAGAGTTGAAAGTTGAATTCTCGGAATTTTTGGAAAACTCGCGAGAAAAGATTCGCAAACTTGTAACGAAGCTAAATAAGCACTATGATTACGTTTCCGTTCTAGGGACGGATTGTTATGGCACGGTTTTTCTTGTGAATGCCAACGGTGTGGAAGTAAGAGACAGTGCATGGACCGAACGTGGTTTCGTCGTTAGGATTCATGACGAAAATTACAGGGAATTTTCTTTCAACACTCTTGAAGATGTCGATCAACTTGAAAAAGAAATCATCGATTCGGTCAAATTGAGTAAGTTAAGCGACAAGGTGAAAATTTCACCTTACCCAACCGTTGAAGAAGAAAAGATAAAAAAGGATTTTTCATCTGAGGTTGAAATACTTCCACAAAGCGTGAGTGCAGAGAAGAAGATCGAAAAGCTTTCTAACATGAAAGATGAGGCGTTTAAGCTTTCAGATAAGCTCAAAAATTTCAACGCTATTTACGAAGAAGTGCAGGTTAACAAGCTCTTCGTTTCCACCAAAAAGGAGTTAAGCCAAAGCTATATCTGGAGCCAAGGCTATCTCCAAGCTGTTGTGTCAGACGGCAAAAAAATGAAAGACAACTTTGAGAGCTTTTCGGGGCTCAAAGGAGTTGAATTGCTTGACGAGATGAAAGGCAGCGTTTCGAAAACAGTTAGAGAGGCCGAAGCTTTATTAAATGCCGAAAGGTTAGAACCTGGCGAATACGATGTTATATGTTCACCAGATGTTGCGGGAGTTATAGCTCACGAAGCTTTTGGCCACGGGGTCGAAATGGACATGTTCGTAAAAGGAAGGGCAAAAGCCGCAGAGTACATGAACAAAAGGGTGGGTTCTGACCTTGTAACGATGCACGATGGTGCCGCCGCTGCCAAAGAGGTTTCATCATATTTCTTTGACGACGAGGGCACTCTTGCAAACGATACCGTGATCATAGAAAAAGGAATATTGAAAGCAGGACTTTCAGATTTGCTTTCAGCTATGAAATTGGGAACAGAGCCTACCGGCAACGGAAAACGCCAATCCTTTGAAAGGAAAGCGTACGCAAGAATGACGAACACCTTTTTTACCCCTGGAAATGACAATTTAGATGATATGATAAAGTCCATAAAACATGGATACCTCCTTGAAAAGTACGGAAGCGGCATGGAGGATCCGAAAAATTGGGGGATTCAAGTTATGGTAACCTACGCACGGGAAATAAAAGATGGAAAATTGACGGATAAGGTTATCTCTCCCATTATCGTGACAGGTTACGTTCCAGACCTCTTGAATTCCATCAGCATGGTATCAAACGACTTCAAGCTTTCAGGAAGTGGGGCTTGCGGAAAAGGATACAAAGAATTTGTCAAAGTTTCAGCTGGTGGACCGTATATAAAAGCGAAAGCGAGGTTGGGATGATGATAAACAACATAATTAAAATTCTCAAAGACGCAGGTGTAAAAAAGTGGAAACTCATAGAAAAAGGTGTGAAATCAAAAGAGCTGTTTTTCGTGAAAAATGATTTGGATATGAACAGGGCAAAAGATGTGGTCAAATACCAACTAACCGTTTACAAAGATTTTAAAGATGGCGGCAAAAATTATATGGGCTCCTCAACAATACTCATACATCCCACCATGTCAGAAAAGGAAATGAAAGAAAGGGTATCGAAAGCGATATTCGCAGCCGGATTCGTGAAAAACGAACCTTATCCTCTTGCAGAGGCCATTGAAAAAGATCTAAAAAAGCCTTCCGATGCCTTCGACAAACTTAACGATATAGTCGATGCGATATTCACGCCATCAATTCCGGATCCCTGGCTTAATTCTGTTGAAGTGTTTTTAAACGATGAAAACGTAAGGATATTGAACTCAAACGGATTGGATGTTTCTTTTAACAAAAACAGATTGGAAATAGAATTCATAACGAACAGCAAAGGTGAAAAAGAAGAAATAGAACTTTATTGGGACTTAAAAACATCTGATTTATCGCCAGACAGTATTTCTTCTAAAGTGTTGGATGCTTTGAATGTGACTGTTGACAGAGCACTTGCGAAACCAACTCCAAAAATTAAAAATATACCTGTCATCTTCGATGAAGATGGAACAAAAGAAATCCTCAGTTATTACGTTGAAAAGGCTTCTGCGTTGAATGTTTATGAACACATGTCAAATGCGAAGATAGGCGAAAAAATTCAGGGAAATTTCACGGGAAGCCCCGTAACGCTTTCAATCGATCCATACATTGATGACTCTTATTATTCACAACCTTTTGACGAAGATGGACTTGCTTTGAACAAAGTTAAGGTCATAGATAACGGAACGCTCGTTTCTTATTGGGGGAACATAAGATTCTCACACTACCTTAAAGTAAAGCCAACAGGGTCACTGACAAACTTTGTCGTTGAAGCTGGAGAAAAAACGATGAATGATTTAAGAAAAGATAAATACATGGAGCTCAAAACCTTCTCCGATTTTCAAGTCAACGCTTTAACAGGTGACTTTGGTGGAGAGATAAGGCTTGGATGGTACCATGATGGAGAGAAGAAGATCCCCATAACTGGCGGATCTGTTTCTGGAAATGTGAAAGAAATTCAAGAAAGCTTTGAACTTTCAAAAGAAACGATCAAGGATGGAAATTACTTTGGGCCAAAGGCGTTGAAAGCTTACGATGTTAAAATCGCGGGAGTTAAATGAGATGAATGAAACTGGTAGTTTCCTCAAAATTAACAGCTGAAAAAAGGAAGATGTCATTTGAAGAGATACGATGAAAGAGACACGATGTTTGCCAGGATGACCTACGAAAAAGGCAAGCTGAATTACGAAGATTACTATCGAAGAAATCCTGACAAAAAAGCATTGGACGACAAATTAAGGGACA
It includes:
- a CDS encoding DUF7670 domain-containing protein produces the protein MNEMTIIIQLRRTAKIWSLISLGFVAVFLVGNALNSSEPLPTLVEWGELALFPTGVLTGMLLAWKYEWIGALLSILSLGAFYVLEWNLKGRIPHGPFFLLLTVPAFLFLACHICSVLRKKREG
- a CDS encoding Gfo/Idh/MocA family protein — encoded protein: MEKLKLGVLGISNHFIKRVLFPLKKSDKVEIYAVSSRSSEKAKNFAIKHGIKKWYGSYEELLKDEEVEAVYIPLPNHMHLEYIKKAADAHKHIICEKPLALNYKDENEAFEYAKRQGVFLMEAFMYKHHPQWKRVKEIVDSRELGDIQTVHCYFSYDNRDPKNIRNVPEFGGGGLLDIGVYAISSARWIFGEEPSKVLALLKKDEKFNVDSIVSGILDFDQGKRSVFTVATQAFPNQSVEIFGTAGTLLVEIPFNTYSDVPAHVVVRTGIGTRDIYIGPADHYLLEFEYFAKAIRENKPLSLLEEDSLNNIKVVDALFKSAEEGNWVYLKRVF
- a CDS encoding OsmC family protein; its protein translation is MEVNEVKLQEFLIETQFKADETLALNKGREIVTTVSVSPTGSHPSAHSPVETIIGALGACFLINLQRYFNERQKKLSDSDVYIELKGYRDPTIPKLVRINYVVKINDEYEFDPETLKEFMEKKSTTYRTLENCVEISGEIQKFSN
- a CDS encoding bifunctional metallophosphatase/5'-nucleotidase; this translates as MKRFKLTILTTTDLHGAIFPEDYFTKESVDSGLAKIATMINRIRRTHEHVLYFDNGDSIQGTPLEYYHAIVDNKDIDPTVKALNYIKCDAMTIGNHEFNFGRKVLEKAISEANFPVTSANIVDKNTKKPKFGKGYVVFEFDNGPKVAYLALTTKNIPFWEEPNNISDLEFLDPIDVAREYLKKFKLMGIDVVVVGYHGGVEIDPQSGEIVDSTGENQGYEMAKTLNGVDAFIFGHQHKIFATKINGIPVVMASSYGKALGMIELQLSYSEKWKVEDSTVQLLEPDNVPADEKLLEMEMSYQIATERWLDEVIGEALRDFYVPDGMYARTHETALVNLINDVQLYYSKAEISATSVFSSDIHGWKKGPITRRDVMGVYIFSNMLKVFELSGKEIKEMIEHSATYFSFENGEIVESGKMKAYKYNIFKGISYVIDLEKPEGQRVIELEKDGKPLDMKRKYTIAVNSYQAGGSGGYTMFQGKKPIREINVEMADLIVSYIKERKQIKPETDENWKILQASLVINDSTDLMR
- a CDS encoding TldD/PmbA family protein, which codes for MKVEFSEFLENSREKIRKLVTKLNKHYDYVSVLGTDCYGTVFLVNANGVEVRDSAWTERGFVVRIHDENYREFSFNTLEDVDQLEKEIIDSVKLSKLSDKVKISPYPTVEEEKIKKDFSSEVEILPQSVSAEKKIEKLSNMKDEAFKLSDKLKNFNAIYEEVQVNKLFVSTKKELSQSYIWSQGYLQAVVSDGKKMKDNFESFSGLKGVELLDEMKGSVSKTVREAEALLNAERLEPGEYDVICSPDVAGVIAHEAFGHGVEMDMFVKGRAKAAEYMNKRVGSDLVTMHDGAAAAKEVSSYFFDDEGTLANDTVIIEKGILKAGLSDLLSAMKLGTEPTGNGKRQSFERKAYARMTNTFFTPGNDNLDDMIKSIKHGYLLEKYGSGMEDPKNWGIQVMVTYAREIKDGKLTDKVISPIIVTGYVPDLLNSISMVSNDFKLSGSGACGKGYKEFVKVSAGGPYIKAKARLG
- a CDS encoding metallopeptidase TldD-related protein, translated to MINNIIKILKDAGVKKWKLIEKGVKSKELFFVKNDLDMNRAKDVVKYQLTVYKDFKDGGKNYMGSSTILIHPTMSEKEMKERVSKAIFAAGFVKNEPYPLAEAIEKDLKKPSDAFDKLNDIVDAIFTPSIPDPWLNSVEVFLNDENVRILNSNGLDVSFNKNRLEIEFITNSKGEKEEIELYWDLKTSDLSPDSISSKVLDALNVTVDRALAKPTPKIKNIPVIFDEDGTKEILSYYVEKASALNVYEHMSNAKIGEKIQGNFTGSPVTLSIDPYIDDSYYSQPFDEDGLALNKVKVIDNGTLVSYWGNIRFSHYLKVKPTGSLTNFVVEAGEKTMNDLRKDKYMELKTFSDFQVNALTGDFGGEIRLGWYHDGEKKIPITGGSVSGNVKEIQESFELSKETIKDGNYFGPKALKAYDVKIAGVK